In Methanobacterium petrolearium, the following proteins share a genomic window:
- a CDS encoding metal-dependent transcriptional regulator, whose protein sequence is MSVDSPKITRSVEDYLEVMYSLEQKQGSIRVKDVAKRLGVKPPSVVEAVKKLSQMDMVSYERYGTIKLKDEGLRIAKIVNSKHKLLKDFLLLLGVDEEVAEKDACSMEHVVDVSTINKLRKFMEFVTVNPNAQDFIEDFHKYSKK, encoded by the coding sequence ATGAGTGTAGATTCCCCAAAAATCACCCGTAGTGTGGAAGATTATCTGGAGGTGATGTATTCATTGGAGCAGAAACAGGGATCCATCCGGGTGAAAGACGTGGCCAAAAGACTGGGTGTAAAACCCCCCAGTGTGGTCGAAGCAGTAAAAAAACTTTCACAGATGGACATGGTCTCTTATGAACGTTATGGGACAATTAAGTTAAAAGATGAGGGGCTCAGGATTGCAAAAATTGTTAACAGCAAACATAAACTTCTCAAAGATTTTTTACTCCTTTTAGGAGTAGATGAAGAGGTAGCTGAAAAAGATGCCTGTTCCATGGAACATGTAGTGGATGTTTCAACCATAAATAAACTGAGAAAATTCATGGAATTTGTCACTGTAAATCCTAATGCCCAGGATTTCATTGAAGATTTTCACAAGTACTCTAAAAAGTGA
- the nucS gene encoding endonuclease NucS, which translates to MKLVEEKNPDAERVLEIIIEGISKRAFITIMASCRVYYEGRATSRLELGDRIILIKSDGSFIIHQDRNLEPVNWQPPKTKVTANIHQGMVKLKGVRRNPSELLEVEILQTHLASYFIGEDSENLELAGYEADMGDLIFKDPEVIEKGFRPTSREYHTPQGFIDIMGKDQDGNITILELKSRKAGTNAVKQLRRYVDCFCDHKEKVRGVLVAPSATDDALEMLEEQGMEFKALEAPRELKNNKVVTLESFFSSSSS; encoded by the coding sequence ATGAAACTGGTTGAAGAAAAAAACCCAGATGCAGAACGTGTATTGGAAATAATAATTGAAGGAATATCAAAAAGGGCATTTATTACCATTATGGCCTCCTGTCGAGTTTATTATGAGGGACGGGCCACCAGCCGCCTGGAACTTGGAGACAGAATTATCCTTATCAAATCAGATGGGTCATTTATAATCCACCAGGACAGAAACCTGGAACCAGTCAACTGGCAACCCCCAAAAACCAAGGTCACTGCTAATATTCACCAGGGAATGGTTAAGTTAAAGGGAGTAAGGAGAAATCCCTCTGAATTATTGGAGGTTGAGATATTACAAACCCACCTGGCATCATACTTCATTGGAGAGGACTCAGAAAATCTGGAACTGGCAGGCTATGAGGCAGACATGGGAGACCTTATATTCAAGGATCCTGAGGTAATTGAAAAAGGTTTCAGACCAACTTCCCGGGAATATCACACTCCCCAAGGATTCATCGATATCATGGGCAAGGATCAGGATGGTAACATCACCATACTGGAACTTAAAAGCAGGAAAGCCGGTACCAATGCCGTTAAACAGTTAAGAAGGTATGTTGATTGTTTCTGTGATCATAAAGAAAAAGTAAGGGGGGTATTGGTGGCTCCATCTGCCACTGATGATGCTCTTGAAATGTTAGAAGAACAGGGGATGGAGTTTAAGGCCCTTGAAGCTCCCAGAGAATTAAAAAATAACAAAGTAGTTACACTGGAATCCTTCTTTAGCTCTAGCAGTTCGTAA
- a CDS encoding HIT family protein, translating into MNIECPYCEKLTDYNFGDPIIQTHHWIVFLAPNQSNLATCVVALKRDKKTLSGLKNEEWEDFVQLLERMEKSVKIAFDATLFNWGCLMNTFYMEDTLEPHLHWHFIPRYNHPVEFAGHTFEDPHFGYMRPRPPKEISEDVRNQIADKIRKFL; encoded by the coding sequence ATGAATATTGAATGTCCTTACTGTGAAAAATTGACTGACTACAATTTTGGTGACCCAATCATCCAGACCCATCACTGGATCGTGTTTCTTGCTCCCAATCAGAGTAATCTGGCAACCTGCGTAGTGGCACTTAAACGGGACAAAAAGACTCTAAGTGGCCTTAAAAATGAGGAATGGGAAGATTTCGTCCAATTGCTCGAGAGAATGGAAAAATCAGTGAAAATTGCCTTTGACGCCACTCTTTTTAACTGGGGTTGTTTGATGAACACTTTTTACATGGAAGACACCCTGGAACCCCACCTGCACTGGCATTTCATCCCACGTTATAATCATCCGGTTGAATTTGCTGGTCACACCTTCGAAGACCCTCATTTTGGTTATATGCGTCCCAGACCACCGAAAGAGATCTCTGAAGATGTTCGAAACCAGATTGCTGATAAAATCAGGAAATTTCTTTAA
- a CDS encoding MFS transporter yields MATKTVETTTSLQKVSLLLVVISSFLIPFMGSSLSIALPLIQKDLAINILMLGWIPNAFVLANAALVLPFGRLADIHGRRKVFTCGIIIYTIASLLAGFSNSGMMILLFSFLQGLGSAMIFATAIALLISIYPHKMRGRVLGIYVTAVYLGLVFGPLLGGFLAQNLGWRSIYFANVPLGLFALIIIFTWFKGEWKSSDGEKFDLLGSIIYASSLSLLMYGISTLHGSLGKLMLVMGIIGLVTFYMVEKKCPNPVIPLDIFKNRRTSLSGVALALVTVATSAMWTLLSLYLQDLRSLDPLTTAMILSVQPLFVALLSPLVGRIIDRGDIQLTNIINITGAILCTIGLLTLATLGEKTTLVIVLTGLSMVGLGMGLFATPTNRNFLESLTDKFYGVGSATLSTMVYVGQTVSLGILLFILTGFVGDVQIIPSTYSLFVEGLHVTFIVFAVISAIGALVAFTVRKYVTTENMPSD; encoded by the coding sequence ATGGCCACCAAAACTGTTGAAACAACAACATCACTACAAAAGGTGAGTTTGCTCCTGGTGGTTATTAGCTCGTTTTTGATACCGTTTATGGGTTCATCCCTCAGTATAGCACTTCCCTTGATCCAGAAGGATCTTGCAATTAATATTTTGATGCTGGGGTGGATACCCAATGCATTTGTACTGGCCAACGCAGCCCTGGTCCTACCCTTCGGCAGATTGGCAGATATTCATGGCCGCAGGAAAGTGTTCACTTGTGGAATAATAATTTACACTATTGCATCTTTACTGGCAGGTTTTTCTAATTCAGGTATGATGATCTTGCTGTTCAGCTTTCTGCAAGGTTTGGGTAGTGCAATGATATTTGCCACTGCAATTGCTCTTCTCATTTCTATATATCCCCATAAAATGAGGGGAAGAGTATTGGGAATATATGTTACCGCCGTATATTTAGGGCTGGTTTTCGGACCCCTCCTTGGAGGTTTCCTGGCCCAGAATTTGGGATGGAGAAGCATATACTTTGCCAATGTACCTCTAGGTTTGTTCGCATTAATAATAATCTTTACCTGGTTTAAAGGTGAATGGAAAAGTTCTGATGGTGAAAAATTCGATTTATTAGGGTCGATTATTTATGCATCATCATTATCCCTCCTAATGTACGGAATTTCAACCCTGCACGGATCATTAGGGAAGTTAATGCTGGTTATGGGTATAATTGGATTAGTTACTTTTTATATGGTTGAAAAAAAATGTCCAAATCCAGTTATTCCATTGGACATATTCAAAAACAGGAGGACCAGCCTTTCAGGCGTAGCACTTGCTCTGGTTACTGTTGCCACCTCGGCGATGTGGACGCTTCTCAGCCTCTACTTACAAGATCTGCGAAGTTTGGATCCGCTTACCACTGCCATGATCCTGTCAGTGCAACCACTCTTTGTGGCGCTTTTATCACCTCTGGTAGGGCGAATCATTGATAGGGGCGACATCCAACTTACCAACATCATTAACATCACCGGAGCAATCCTCTGCACAATCGGGCTTCTTACCCTGGCAACTCTAGGTGAAAAAACCACATTAGTTATTGTTTTAACTGGCCTATCAATGGTTGGGTTGGGTATGGGCTTGTTTGCAACACCTACCAATCGTAACTTCCTGGAATCCTTAACCGATAAATTTTATGGGGTGGGTTCAGCCACCCTTTCCACTATGGTATATGTTGGCCAGACAGTGAGTCTTGGAATTCTGCTTTTCATATTAACTGGATTTGTGGGGGATGTTCAAATCATCCCCAGCACTTACTCTCTGTTCGTGGAGGGGTTACATGTCACATTTATTGTATTTGCAGTAATTAGTGCAATAGGGGCTTTAGTTGCTTTCACGGTTAGGAAATACGTAACAACAGAAAATATGCCATCGGATTAA
- the acs gene encoding acetate--CoA ligase — MVHDTTVLLDERRVFEPSEEIKKRALIKNWDEEIEKGKDIEKYWSDNAEQFEWFQKWDKVLDDSNKPFYKWFVNGKINLAYNAVDRWIETEKRNQVAIIYINERGEEKKITFYELYIQVNKLANALINLGVKKGDTVSTYMPMCPELLIALLACTKIGAVHSVIYSGLSVGAFVDRINDAKVKVLFTADGTYRRGKVINLKSIADEAILQCPTVETIVVVNHTGTPIEISELSGREIFYDRLIEGEPAYCEPEPMDSEDPLFILYTSGSTGKPKGVLHTTGGYMVGTATTTRLIFDIHDDDLWWCTGDIGWITGHSYVLYGPLLLGTTTVVYEGAPDYPDPGVWWKIVEKYGVTKFYTAPTAIRHLMRFGTRYTNLYNLDSLRILGTVGEPMNPEAWMWYYKNVGKEKCPIMDTWWQTETGMHLISPIPISPLKPGSATRAFPGIEADVVDEEGNPVPEGKGGYLVIKKPWPAMFRNLYKDEERFLDVYWKTFPGCVYRAGDMVRKDEDGYFWIQGRSDDVLKIAGHRIGSAEVESAFVAHPAVVEAAVIGRSDPIKGEVIKAFVILKEGYELKTQLIEDLKKHVRHELGPVAVLGEIVQVDKLPKTRSGKIMRRILRAHEMGEDLGDTSTLEE; from the coding sequence TCAGATAATGCTGAGCAGTTTGAATGGTTCCAAAAATGGGATAAAGTCCTTGATGATTCTAACAAACCATTTTATAAATGGTTCGTAAATGGAAAAATAAACCTGGCTTACAACGCCGTTGACCGGTGGATTGAAACTGAAAAAAGAAACCAAGTAGCAATCATTTACATAAATGAACGCGGAGAAGAGAAAAAAATAACCTTCTACGAGCTTTACATCCAGGTAAACAAGTTGGCCAATGCACTTATAAATCTGGGAGTTAAAAAAGGCGACACTGTATCTACCTATATGCCTATGTGTCCAGAACTTCTGATTGCATTACTGGCCTGTACCAAAATTGGAGCAGTTCACAGTGTTATCTATTCAGGATTGAGTGTTGGAGCTTTTGTGGATCGTATCAACGATGCCAAGGTTAAAGTTCTCTTCACAGCTGATGGAACTTATAGAAGAGGAAAAGTCATTAACCTGAAGTCCATTGCTGATGAAGCCATCCTACAGTGCCCCACTGTGGAAACAATTGTGGTGGTTAATCACACCGGAACTCCCATTGAAATATCAGAATTATCCGGACGAGAAATCTTCTATGACCGATTGATAGAAGGTGAACCAGCATACTGCGAACCAGAACCCATGGATTCAGAAGATCCTCTGTTCATCCTATACACATCTGGAAGCACAGGAAAACCCAAAGGTGTGCTCCACACCACAGGAGGATACATGGTGGGAACAGCAACCACCACCCGACTCATATTTGACATACACGATGACGACCTGTGGTGGTGTACTGGAGATATTGGATGGATAACCGGTCACAGCTATGTGCTCTACGGACCACTACTATTGGGAACCACCACTGTAGTATATGAAGGCGCCCCAGACTACCCTGATCCTGGGGTATGGTGGAAGATCGTGGAAAAATATGGTGTAACCAAATTCTACACCGCACCAACAGCCATCAGACACCTTATGAGATTCGGAACCAGATACACCAATCTTTATAACCTGGATTCCCTGCGAATACTGGGCACTGTTGGAGAACCCATGAACCCAGAAGCATGGATGTGGTACTACAAAAATGTTGGCAAGGAAAAATGCCCGATAATGGACACCTGGTGGCAGACTGAGACTGGAATGCACCTTATATCACCAATACCCATATCCCCCCTTAAACCAGGATCTGCTACCCGAGCATTTCCTGGAATCGAAGCTGATGTGGTTGATGAAGAAGGCAACCCGGTACCTGAAGGAAAAGGAGGATACCTGGTTATTAAAAAACCATGGCCAGCCATGTTCCGCAACCTGTATAAAGATGAGGAACGTTTCCTTGATGTTTACTGGAAAACATTCCCAGGATGCGTCTACAGAGCCGGGGACATGGTACGCAAAGATGAAGATGGATACTTCTGGATACAGGGGCGAAGTGACGACGTCCTTAAGATAGCTGGGCACCGTATAGGTTCCGCAGAAGTTGAATCTGCATTTGTTGCCCATCCTGCAGTTGTTGAAGCAGCAGTCATTGGAAGATCCGACCCCATTAAGGGAGAAGTTATCAAAGCCTTCGTAATACTCAAAGAAGGATACGAACTTAAAACACAGCTTATTGAGGATCTTAAAAAGCATGTGCGTCATGAACTGGGACCTGTGGCAGTTCTTGGTGAAATCGTACAGGTGGACAAACTACCCAAAACCAGGAGTGGTAAGATCATGCGTAGAATCCTCCGGGCCCATGAAATGGGTGAGGATCTGGGAGATACGTCCACCTTAGAAGAATAA
- a CDS encoding M48 family metallopeptidase, with the protein MKNFTITTELSQVHLKEALNFIEEHYLLTQPDLFKNITKGFENGLYYLVFTVQNSKENWEVMVRLEAENLFMVEMEPVSFPVDLDIAEKMDLIEEELLIAVQLYEDSIRQATLYFAWVEGEQIIPEAPPNRRKRVSFRMFGSNMIMIYVIFFAVNIIFFLTLGIVMAIAAILAFQLAIVLLSDKLLLQTSDWKITSENPRVHILEYQLPLEDFLKFQEDFGKDMIIKMKDKIYQKSLAVGQEPTCELGEEVFAEYGFTCNADLRVSKVVDVYSIVKEAAGKFGVNMPRIALSNTMIANAAATGPSPNRGLVLITTGLLVQLEEDEILSVIGHEMGHLSGRDPLILFSIISLEFILRFTILFPVVVLSPLVYLIVALGVIFFIAKFFESRADLLSAMKIGQPKVLAEALRKIGYHRLHAERISPTRFPTWLNFDPHPPIYFRIDRLEKMKTPVNVKDPLLKSAIDVVQGFKHSLGLK; encoded by the coding sequence ATGAAAAATTTCACCATCACCACTGAACTTTCACAGGTACACTTAAAAGAAGCCCTGAATTTTATAGAAGAACATTATCTATTAACCCAACCTGATCTGTTTAAAAACATCACCAAAGGATTCGAAAATGGGTTATATTATCTTGTTTTCACGGTTCAAAATTCGAAGGAAAATTGGGAAGTTATGGTGCGGTTAGAAGCTGAAAATCTTTTCATGGTGGAAATGGAACCGGTTAGTTTTCCTGTAGATTTGGATATTGCCGAAAAAATGGATCTTATTGAAGAGGAACTTCTTATTGCTGTACAGTTATATGAGGATAGTATTCGTCAGGCCACGCTTTACTTTGCCTGGGTTGAGGGTGAACAGATCATACCTGAAGCACCTCCTAACCGGAGGAAAAGGGTTTCTTTTCGTATGTTTGGAAGTAACATGATCATGATCTACGTCATCTTCTTCGCAGTTAACATTATCTTTTTCCTCACATTAGGGATTGTAATGGCAATTGCTGCGATTTTAGCCTTTCAACTGGCTATTGTGCTTTTATCTGATAAGTTACTCCTTCAAACCAGTGATTGGAAAATCACATCAGAAAATCCCAGGGTGCATATTTTAGAGTATCAGCTCCCCCTAGAAGATTTTCTCAAATTCCAGGAAGACTTTGGTAAGGATATGATAATAAAAATGAAGGATAAAATCTACCAGAAGAGTCTTGCTGTGGGACAGGAACCTACCTGTGAGTTAGGTGAGGAGGTATTTGCAGAATATGGTTTCACATGCAATGCCGATCTCAGGGTTTCCAAGGTGGTTGATGTTTACAGTATTGTTAAAGAGGCTGCCGGTAAATTCGGTGTCAACATGCCACGGATTGCATTAAGTAACACTATGATAGCTAATGCTGCTGCTACTGGCCCCAGTCCGAACAGAGGCCTGGTCCTCATCACCACCGGACTTTTAGTACAATTGGAGGAAGATGAGATATTATCTGTGATTGGGCATGAGATGGGCCACCTATCAGGCCGAGACCCCCTGATACTTTTCAGTATCATTTCACTGGAATTCATACTCAGATTCACTATTTTATTCCCGGTTGTGGTTTTATCCCCATTAGTTTATCTTATTGTGGCTTTAGGGGTTATATTTTTCATTGCCAAATTCTTTGAAAGTAGAGCTGACCTTTTATCTGCCATGAAGATCGGGCAACCAAAGGTTCTGGCTGAGGCCCTGCGAAAAATTGGTTATCATCGTCTCCATGCAGAAAGGATATCTCCCACCAGATTCCCCACCTGGCTGAATTTCGACCCGCATCCTCCTATTTATTTCCGTATTGATCGACTTGAAAAAATGAAAACCCCGGTGAATGTTAAAGATCCCCTGCTAAAATCCGCTATAGATGTTGTGCAGGGCTTTAAACATTCTCTTGGACTTAAATGA
- a CDS encoding metallophosphoesterase has translation MIKLPREGVALIVTDLHGNVQDFRKIIEIWENLSINNNHLILTGDFIHAMSSKNDHSLEILKAVRVYCQFDNFHLLLGNHEWATITHRTVYKGGENQSVNFKVLLKNEFGGSWKNKFEEYVNFLKTLPVAVKTDNGVFISHSGPPKGVNSIREIMNLTERGYSDNPLLFELLWNRYGDYTKNDVDNFLEKVGCKAMIVGHTPVDGYKLIQNQLIVSSSFSKGKKAYVELDLEKEIKGGRDLKRMVKYFK, from the coding sequence TTGATAAAATTACCACGTGAAGGTGTTGCTTTAATTGTAACAGATCTTCATGGAAACGTTCAAGATTTTCGTAAGATTATCGAAATATGGGAGAATCTATCAATTAACAACAACCATCTCATTTTAACTGGTGATTTTATCCATGCCATGAGTTCTAAGAATGATCATTCCCTTGAAATCCTGAAAGCAGTTAGAGTTTACTGTCAATTCGACAATTTCCATCTACTACTTGGTAATCATGAGTGGGCAACCATCACCCACAGAACAGTTTACAAGGGCGGAGAAAATCAGAGTGTAAATTTTAAGGTACTTTTAAAAAATGAATTTGGAGGGTCTTGGAAAAACAAATTTGAAGAATACGTCAATTTCTTAAAAACACTTCCAGTTGCTGTTAAAACCGATAATGGAGTATTCATCAGCCATTCTGGTCCTCCAAAAGGTGTGAATTCCATACGAGAGATTATGAACCTAACAGAAAGGGGTTATTCTGATAATCCCTTACTTTTTGAATTATTATGGAACCGTTACGGTGATTACACTAAAAATGATGTGGACAACTTTCTGGAGAAAGTTGGATGCAAGGCCATGATCGTGGGACACACACCAGTAGATGGCTACAAACTTATCCAGAACCAGTTGATTGTATCATCCAGTTTCAGTAAAGGTAAAAAAGCTTATGTTGAACTTGACCTTGAAAAAGAAATCAAGGGAGGTCGTGACTTGAAAAGGATGGTTAAATATTTTAAATAG
- a CDS encoding vWA domain-containing protein, translating to MDNIIYFSKILRENGIPVSIRSTYTGEQVRNLVSEDDPYFKEALASVYVKEQKHRPIFNHLFDEFFQETAADVTDKEDDEGSAQTSKKNVWSTKTTHQWTISHQEDVSDCKAREIKSNEIDYHPPLDDYSDMPSETDLLSQDINTLNSFDPELFLVCQKMGKKIAMVRSRRQRQARIMRPDVRRTIRKNLQYGGALIDLVKSKPQLKKNYHFFLNDVSGSCDWISNWFFCLVYAAQNSFRRVRVFDFDNKSVETTVALDEPNMMDAFIKVRDIQQKNLMIHGTSNMYHAFESFLDKVQLNRKTTLMILSDCRDWAGPKKDKIPQSAELVEKMARKCRKVMILNPEEQKKWDVVDSCVSHYRAAGAEIHEVRNLNQLAGLVRDI from the coding sequence ATGGACAATATCATCTATTTTTCTAAAATTTTAAGGGAAAACGGAATTCCAGTAAGCATAAGAAGTACTTATACTGGTGAGCAGGTTCGAAATTTAGTGAGTGAAGATGATCCTTACTTTAAAGAAGCACTGGCCTCGGTTTATGTCAAGGAACAGAAACATAGACCTATTTTTAACCATCTTTTTGATGAATTTTTCCAGGAAACTGCTGCTGATGTTACTGATAAAGAGGATGATGAGGGTTCGGCTCAAACATCAAAAAAGAATGTATGGTCTACTAAAACCACCCATCAATGGACCATTTCACACCAGGAGGATGTTTCTGATTGTAAAGCCCGTGAAATTAAGTCCAATGAGATAGATTATCATCCTCCCCTTGATGATTACAGTGATATGCCCTCTGAAACTGACCTTCTCTCCCAGGATATTAATACCTTGAATTCATTTGATCCTGAGCTTTTCCTTGTATGTCAAAAGATGGGCAAAAAGATTGCTATGGTGAGAAGCAGGCGTCAGCGCCAGGCCAGAATTATGCGTCCTGATGTTCGTCGAACCATCCGCAAAAACCTTCAGTATGGAGGTGCATTGATTGACCTGGTTAAAAGTAAACCTCAACTTAAAAAGAATTATCATTTCTTCCTGAACGATGTCAGTGGTTCCTGTGACTGGATCAGTAACTGGTTTTTCTGCTTGGTTTACGCTGCACAAAACTCATTTAGAAGAGTTAGAGTTTTTGATTTTGATAATAAATCAGTTGAAACTACAGTTGCCCTGGATGAACCTAATATGATGGATGCTTTTATCAAAGTAAGGGATATCCAGCAGAAAAATTTGATGATCCATGGAACCAGTAACATGTACCATGCATTTGAATCATTCCTGGATAAAGTGCAACTGAACCGAAAAACCACCCTCATGATACTCAGTGACTGCAGGGACTGGGCCGGCCCTAAAAAGGATAAGATACCTCAAAGTGCTGAGTTAGTGGAGAAGATGGCAAGGAAATGTCGGAAGGTTATGATCCTCAACCCTGAGGAACAGAAGAAATGGGATGTGGTGGATAGCTGTGTTTCTCATTACCGGGCTGCTGGGGCAGAGATTCATGAAGTGAGGAATCTCAACCAACTGGCGGGACTGGTAAGGGATATTTAA
- a CDS encoding HEAT repeat domain-containing protein, whose product MSIFDGSFNPDVEKLENEGDVKGLIKTLQKGNQKNRATAARALGRFKEESVEKSLIKALEDDDPDVRWNAASSLGKIGTANSTLFLLNTLLDEKWYVRQHAAEALGEIGDERALVPLLESLKDEKIRNNVAIALGHLGDPGAVDHLIDALKDDDYSFRSAAEEALGMIGDEKAVPPLIESLKDDDVSVRRHAAGALGMIGDERAIKPLLAAMDDKKWYVRLQVEEAIQELNNRLKEKNNSE is encoded by the coding sequence ATGAGTATTTTTGATGGAAGTTTCAATCCAGATGTGGAAAAACTTGAAAATGAAGGGGATGTAAAGGGTCTTATCAAAACCTTGCAAAAGGGCAACCAAAAAAACCGTGCCACGGCAGCCAGGGCACTGGGAAGATTCAAAGAAGAAAGTGTGGAAAAGTCATTAATAAAAGCATTGGAAGATGATGATCCTGATGTAAGATGGAATGCAGCCAGTTCACTTGGCAAAATCGGCACAGCCAATTCCACATTATTCCTTCTAAACACACTTCTCGATGAAAAATGGTACGTGCGCCAGCATGCTGCCGAAGCTCTGGGCGAAATTGGAGATGAACGGGCGCTGGTACCCCTTTTAGAATCATTAAAAGATGAAAAGATCAGAAACAATGTTGCAATTGCCCTTGGCCATTTAGGGGATCCTGGAGCAGTTGATCATTTAATAGATGCTCTTAAAGATGATGATTACAGTTTTCGCAGTGCTGCTGAAGAAGCCCTTGGTATGATCGGTGATGAAAAAGCTGTTCCTCCACTTATTGAATCCTTAAAAGATGATGATGTCAGTGTACGCAGACACGCTGCAGGAGCACTGGGCATGATCGGTGATGAGCGAGCAATCAAACCATTACTGGCAGCCATGGATGATAAAAAATGGTACGTTCGTCTCCAAGTGGAAGAGGCCATACAGGAACTAAATAATCGTTTAAAGGAAAAAAATAACTCTGAATGA
- a CDS encoding FAD-dependent oxidoreductase: MKNVIVVGSGAGGATVARELAKNKIKVTLLEKGCSTTADKAHQYYDNLDVGVELLKTTCLGGTTLVTVGNAVRTYQTEFQKMGINLENEFQEVESELNVGTLPDTHFGEGTLRIMEASSVLGLPMEKMPKSINPQKCVPCGMCALGCPRNAKWNSLKYLEEAEKLGVKIIDNTPVTEITTNNGQVTGVCSHDHEYSADLVILCAGAIETPRLLRSAGITAGEKLFVDTFITVGGVLQDINFYKEVSMNALYKGDGFILAPHYSGLLTSRLEKKGFSKSDILGMMVKIKDEISGCVDEDVVVKNNTSHDLGLLAEGSTLAGAILTRAGVDPSTLISTQARGAHPGGTAAIGEVVDMNLETEIQGLYVCDASVFPSAPGAPPVLTILALAKRLGKHISLC; encoded by the coding sequence ATGAAAAATGTGATTGTTGTAGGATCAGGTGCGGGTGGAGCAACTGTTGCCCGGGAACTGGCAAAAAACAAAATCAAGGTAACACTTCTTGAAAAAGGATGCAGCACTACAGCGGATAAGGCTCACCAATACTATGACAACCTTGATGTTGGAGTTGAATTGCTTAAAACTACATGTTTAGGTGGTACCACCTTGGTTACTGTAGGAAATGCTGTGAGAACCTACCAGACAGAATTTCAAAAAATGGGAATCAACCTGGAAAATGAATTCCAGGAGGTTGAAAGTGAACTGAATGTTGGAACACTTCCAGACACCCATTTTGGAGAAGGTACTTTAAGGATAATGGAAGCTTCTTCCGTGCTGGGTTTACCCATGGAAAAAATGCCTAAATCCATAAATCCTCAAAAATGTGTTCCCTGTGGTATGTGTGCATTGGGATGTCCTCGCAATGCCAAGTGGAACTCCCTGAAATATCTTGAGGAAGCTGAAAAATTGGGGGTTAAGATCATTGATAACACCCCCGTAACTGAGATCACAACCAACAATGGACAGGTAACAGGTGTTTGCAGCCATGACCATGAATACAGTGCAGATCTGGTGATATTATGTGCTGGTGCTATTGAAACTCCACGATTGCTTAGATCCGCTGGGATAACGGCTGGAGAAAAGCTATTTGTTGATACTTTTATTACTGTGGGTGGTGTTCTACAGGATATTAATTTTTATAAAGAAGTTTCTATGAATGCATTGTATAAAGGTGATGGATTCATTTTAGCACCACATTATTCTGGTTTACTTACTTCTCGCCTTGAAAAAAAAGGTTTCAGTAAATCAGATATTTTAGGTATGATGGTGAAGATCAAGGATGAAATATCCGGATGTGTGGATGAGGATGTGGTGGTTAAAAATAACACCTCCCATGATCTTGGTCTTCTTGCTGAAGGATCAACCCTTGCCGGTGCCATTCTCACCAGGGCAGGTGTAGATCCCAGCACCCTAATTTCCACTCAGGCCAGGGGTGCCCATCCTGGAGGAACAGCAGCCATTGGTGAAGTTGTGGACATGAATCTGGAAACAGAAATTCAGGGCCTGTACGTGTGTGATGCCAGTGTATTCCCCAGTGCACCAGGTGCACCACCTGTTTTAACTATTTTGGCACTGGCTAAGAGGTTAGGGAAACACATCTCATTATGCTAA
- a CDS encoding acetate uptake transporter has protein sequence MEENKKHVMIEDLTANPAPLGLLGFGLTTVLLNVHNAGLFPMNSMILAMGIAYGGIAQIMACAMEYKKGNTFGTVAFGSYGLFWWSFVLLLVLPQMNLAAAPDAMALASYLVMWGLFTLVMFIGTLKLSRGLQVIFGALAVLFFLLAIGEVTGNTTISLIAGYEGIFTGFAAVYVGLAQVLNETYGRDLVPT, from the coding sequence ATGGAAGAAAACAAAAAACATGTTATGATAGAAGATTTAACAGCCAACCCGGCACCTTTAGGATTATTAGGGTTTGGTTTGACCACAGTGCTGTTGAATGTGCATAATGCCGGGCTGTTCCCAATGAACAGTATGATACTGGCCATGGGAATAGCTTATGGGGGGATTGCCCAGATAATGGCGTGTGCCATGGAATACAAAAAAGGTAACACCTTTGGAACTGTGGCGTTTGGATCATACGGACTCTTCTGGTGGAGCTTCGTACTTCTCCTGGTACTCCCCCAGATGAACCTGGCAGCAGCCCCAGATGCAATGGCACTGGCATCATACCTTGTCATGTGGGGATTATTCACACTGGTAATGTTCATTGGAACCTTAAAACTCAGCCGAGGACTGCAAGTGATCTTTGGAGCACTGGCAGTGCTGTTCTTCCTACTGGCAATAGGAGAGGTAACTGGTAATACAACAATATCTCTGATAGCTGGATACGAAGGAATATTCACAGGATTTGCCGCAGTCTATGTTGGTCTGGCACAGGTTTTGAATGAAACTTATGGAAGGGACCTGGTACCCACCTAA